The proteins below come from a single Micropterus dolomieu isolate WLL.071019.BEF.003 ecotype Adirondacks linkage group LG05, ASM2129224v1, whole genome shotgun sequence genomic window:
- the zbtb7a gene encoding zinc finger and BTB domain-containing protein 7A isoform X1, whose translation MKTPKCWESVWNASTKAAANKTGRRTDGRTDTRVGAVLGGSAAGWWKMSSGAGGRGGRRLRGTATSGGGGGRGGAGEAEEGPVGIPFPEHSADILGSLNKQRLSGLLCDVLLVTQDREFPAHRSVLASCSSYFHKLFTSGAAADQQNIYNIDFVEAEALGALLDFAYTATLTVSHSSVADILAAARLLEIPPVQDVCTHLLDTKVLSPPAGSEQRDEDEEGKGRGGREPGNRVRAQEYLEYFQRGAHWSSSCSTPELRDLPTHLHFNHGNGGAPSNGTPAVPGEYYSPLAIALAQAPSQEPEDEDEDEEEDEDAEAVQGNGAGLGSSYYPPSQNGHFYLPPESRLGQEVEDGGREVMARERGSASALLQQMMDSIEKQKERATTGEEQGDGDDPDMEFYLNYFNSSQHEDTTSAAVTQGVPPLWLSRGRTGQERVGVGGGERGVGERGNGGGGGGGERKMRSKAFQKCPICSKVIQGAGKLPRHIRTHTGEKPYECAICKVRFTRQDKLKVHMRKHTGEKPYLCTQCGAAFAHNYDLKNHMRVHTGLRPYQCSSCFKTFVRSDHLHRHLKKDGCNGIPSRRGRKPRVREPGLLDAPLGLLNPSSDTGPGPRTMRGRRRSEASSAAEVEGAAEAHAHSPQLQELAVEAGP comes from the exons ATGAAGACGCCCAAATGCTGGGAAAGTGTTTGGAATGCCTCTACGAAAGCGGCTGCAAACAAG ACAGGCAGACGGACAGACGGCAGGACGGATACACGGGTGGGGGCTGTGCTAGGCGGCTCGGCGGCAGGCTGGTGGAAGATGTCGTCAGGAGCCGGTGGGAGGGGTGGAAGGCGGCTCAGGGGAACAGCAACCAGCGGcggtggaggagggagaggaggggcaggagaggcagaggaaggGCCTGTGGGGATCCCTTTCCCTGAGCACAGCGCAGACATCCTCGGCAGCCTAAACAAGCAGCGGCTCAGCGGCCTCCTGTGTGACGTGCTCCTGGTTACCCAGGACCGGGAGTTCCCAGCTCACCGCTCCGTCCTGGCGTCCTGCAGCTCCTACTTCCACAAGCTCTTCACTTCAGGGGCCGCTGCTGACCAACAGAACATCTACAACATCGACTTTGTGGAGGCGGAGGCTCTGGGAGCGTTGCTGGACTTTGCCTACACAGCCACCTTGACAGTCAGTCACAGCAGTGTGGCTGACATCCTTGCCGCTGCACGTCTCCTGGAAATCCCACCTGTCCAGGATGTCTGTACACACCTGCTGGATACCAAAGTGCTCTCCCCGCCG GCGGGCAGTGAGCAGAGAGATGAAGATGAGGAGGGGAAGGGCAGAGGAggcagggagccggggaaccgGGTGCGGGCCCAGGAGTACCTGGAGTACTTCCAGAGAGGGGCGCActggagcagcagctgcagcacgcCAGAGCTCAGGGACCTGCCCACACACCTGCACTTTAACCACGGTAATGGGGGGGCCCCCAGCAATGGGACTCCAGCTGTCCCTGGTGAGTACTACTCCCCCCTGGCCATCGCCTTGGCCCAGGCCCCCTCACAGGAACCagaggatgaggatgaggatgaagaagaagatgaggacGCGGAGGCGGTGCAGGGAAACGGCGCAGGCCTGGGGTCATCTTACTACCCTCCATCCCAAAATGGGCACTTCTACCTTCCCCCTGAGTCTAGGCTTGGgcaggaggtggaggatggAGGTAGGGAGGTGATGGCAAGGGAGAGGGGTTCTGCCAGTGCTCTCCTGCAGCAGATGATGGACTCCATCGAGAAGCAGAAGGAGCGTGCAACAACCGGGGAGGAACAGGGAGATGGGGATGACCCAGACATGGAATTTTACTTGAATTATTTTAACAGCTCACAGCATGAGGATACAACTTCTGCTGCTGTGACACAGGGAGTGCCGCCACTCTGGTTATCACGGGGCAGAACGGGCCAAGAGAGAGttggagtaggaggaggagagaggggggtTGGAGAGAGAGGCAACgggggtggaggaggtggaggagagaggaagatgcGCTCTAAGGCCTTCCAGAAATGCCCCATATGCTCCAAGGTCATTCAAGGAGCCGGCAAGCTACCCCGCCACATCCGaacacacacaggagagaaaccctATGAATGCGCCATCTGCAAAGTGCGCTTTACCAG GCAGGACAAGCTCAAGGTTCATATGCGGAAGCATACAGGAGAGAAGCCTTACCTGTGTACGCAATGTGGAGCCGCCTTTGCTCACAACTACGACCTGAAGAACCACATGCGCGTACACACCGGCCTGCGCCCCTACCAATGCTCAAGCTGCTTTAAGACTTTTGTGCGCTCGGACCACCTGCACCGCCACCTCAAGAAGGACGGCTGTAACGGCATCCCGTCTCGTCGAGGCCGAAAGCCTCGTGTGCGAGAGCCAGGGCTCCTTGATGCCCCCCTGGGCCTGCTGAACCCCAGCTCCGACACAGGCCCTGGGCCTCGTACCATGAGGGGACGGCGGCGCTCAGAGGCATCATCAGCGGCTGAGGTGGAGGGGGCTGCTGAAGCCCATGCACACAGTCCTCAGCTGCAGGAGTTGGCCGTGGAGGCAGGGCCCTGA
- the zbtb7a gene encoding zinc finger and BTB domain-containing protein 7A isoform X2, producing MTGRRTDGRTDTRVGAVLGGSAAGWWKMSSGAGGRGGRRLRGTATSGGGGGRGGAGEAEEGPVGIPFPEHSADILGSLNKQRLSGLLCDVLLVTQDREFPAHRSVLASCSSYFHKLFTSGAAADQQNIYNIDFVEAEALGALLDFAYTATLTVSHSSVADILAAARLLEIPPVQDVCTHLLDTKVLSPPAGSEQRDEDEEGKGRGGREPGNRVRAQEYLEYFQRGAHWSSSCSTPELRDLPTHLHFNHGNGGAPSNGTPAVPGEYYSPLAIALAQAPSQEPEDEDEDEEEDEDAEAVQGNGAGLGSSYYPPSQNGHFYLPPESRLGQEVEDGGREVMARERGSASALLQQMMDSIEKQKERATTGEEQGDGDDPDMEFYLNYFNSSQHEDTTSAAVTQGVPPLWLSRGRTGQERVGVGGGERGVGERGNGGGGGGGERKMRSKAFQKCPICSKVIQGAGKLPRHIRTHTGEKPYECAICKVRFTRQDKLKVHMRKHTGEKPYLCTQCGAAFAHNYDLKNHMRVHTGLRPYQCSSCFKTFVRSDHLHRHLKKDGCNGIPSRRGRKPRVREPGLLDAPLGLLNPSSDTGPGPRTMRGRRRSEASSAAEVEGAAEAHAHSPQLQELAVEAGP from the exons ATG ACAGGCAGACGGACAGACGGCAGGACGGATACACGGGTGGGGGCTGTGCTAGGCGGCTCGGCGGCAGGCTGGTGGAAGATGTCGTCAGGAGCCGGTGGGAGGGGTGGAAGGCGGCTCAGGGGAACAGCAACCAGCGGcggtggaggagggagaggaggggcaggagaggcagaggaaggGCCTGTGGGGATCCCTTTCCCTGAGCACAGCGCAGACATCCTCGGCAGCCTAAACAAGCAGCGGCTCAGCGGCCTCCTGTGTGACGTGCTCCTGGTTACCCAGGACCGGGAGTTCCCAGCTCACCGCTCCGTCCTGGCGTCCTGCAGCTCCTACTTCCACAAGCTCTTCACTTCAGGGGCCGCTGCTGACCAACAGAACATCTACAACATCGACTTTGTGGAGGCGGAGGCTCTGGGAGCGTTGCTGGACTTTGCCTACACAGCCACCTTGACAGTCAGTCACAGCAGTGTGGCTGACATCCTTGCCGCTGCACGTCTCCTGGAAATCCCACCTGTCCAGGATGTCTGTACACACCTGCTGGATACCAAAGTGCTCTCCCCGCCG GCGGGCAGTGAGCAGAGAGATGAAGATGAGGAGGGGAAGGGCAGAGGAggcagggagccggggaaccgGGTGCGGGCCCAGGAGTACCTGGAGTACTTCCAGAGAGGGGCGCActggagcagcagctgcagcacgcCAGAGCTCAGGGACCTGCCCACACACCTGCACTTTAACCACGGTAATGGGGGGGCCCCCAGCAATGGGACTCCAGCTGTCCCTGGTGAGTACTACTCCCCCCTGGCCATCGCCTTGGCCCAGGCCCCCTCACAGGAACCagaggatgaggatgaggatgaagaagaagatgaggacGCGGAGGCGGTGCAGGGAAACGGCGCAGGCCTGGGGTCATCTTACTACCCTCCATCCCAAAATGGGCACTTCTACCTTCCCCCTGAGTCTAGGCTTGGgcaggaggtggaggatggAGGTAGGGAGGTGATGGCAAGGGAGAGGGGTTCTGCCAGTGCTCTCCTGCAGCAGATGATGGACTCCATCGAGAAGCAGAAGGAGCGTGCAACAACCGGGGAGGAACAGGGAGATGGGGATGACCCAGACATGGAATTTTACTTGAATTATTTTAACAGCTCACAGCATGAGGATACAACTTCTGCTGCTGTGACACAGGGAGTGCCGCCACTCTGGTTATCACGGGGCAGAACGGGCCAAGAGAGAGttggagtaggaggaggagagaggggggtTGGAGAGAGAGGCAACgggggtggaggaggtggaggagagaggaagatgcGCTCTAAGGCCTTCCAGAAATGCCCCATATGCTCCAAGGTCATTCAAGGAGCCGGCAAGCTACCCCGCCACATCCGaacacacacaggagagaaaccctATGAATGCGCCATCTGCAAAGTGCGCTTTACCAG GCAGGACAAGCTCAAGGTTCATATGCGGAAGCATACAGGAGAGAAGCCTTACCTGTGTACGCAATGTGGAGCCGCCTTTGCTCACAACTACGACCTGAAGAACCACATGCGCGTACACACCGGCCTGCGCCCCTACCAATGCTCAAGCTGCTTTAAGACTTTTGTGCGCTCGGACCACCTGCACCGCCACCTCAAGAAGGACGGCTGTAACGGCATCCCGTCTCGTCGAGGCCGAAAGCCTCGTGTGCGAGAGCCAGGGCTCCTTGATGCCCCCCTGGGCCTGCTGAACCCCAGCTCCGACACAGGCCCTGGGCCTCGTACCATGAGGGGACGGCGGCGCTCAGAGGCATCATCAGCGGCTGAGGTGGAGGGGGCTGCTGAAGCCCATGCACACAGTCCTCAGCTGCAGGAGTTGGCCGTGGAGGCAGGGCCCTGA
- the zbtb7a gene encoding zinc finger and BTB domain-containing protein 7A isoform X3 has translation MSSGAGGRGGRRLRGTATSGGGGGRGGAGEAEEGPVGIPFPEHSADILGSLNKQRLSGLLCDVLLVTQDREFPAHRSVLASCSSYFHKLFTSGAAADQQNIYNIDFVEAEALGALLDFAYTATLTVSHSSVADILAAARLLEIPPVQDVCTHLLDTKVLSPPAGSEQRDEDEEGKGRGGREPGNRVRAQEYLEYFQRGAHWSSSCSTPELRDLPTHLHFNHGNGGAPSNGTPAVPGEYYSPLAIALAQAPSQEPEDEDEDEEEDEDAEAVQGNGAGLGSSYYPPSQNGHFYLPPESRLGQEVEDGGREVMARERGSASALLQQMMDSIEKQKERATTGEEQGDGDDPDMEFYLNYFNSSQHEDTTSAAVTQGVPPLWLSRGRTGQERVGVGGGERGVGERGNGGGGGGGERKMRSKAFQKCPICSKVIQGAGKLPRHIRTHTGEKPYECAICKVRFTRQDKLKVHMRKHTGEKPYLCTQCGAAFAHNYDLKNHMRVHTGLRPYQCSSCFKTFVRSDHLHRHLKKDGCNGIPSRRGRKPRVREPGLLDAPLGLLNPSSDTGPGPRTMRGRRRSEASSAAEVEGAAEAHAHSPQLQELAVEAGP, from the exons ATGTCGTCAGGAGCCGGTGGGAGGGGTGGAAGGCGGCTCAGGGGAACAGCAACCAGCGGcggtggaggagggagaggaggggcaggagaggcagaggaaggGCCTGTGGGGATCCCTTTCCCTGAGCACAGCGCAGACATCCTCGGCAGCCTAAACAAGCAGCGGCTCAGCGGCCTCCTGTGTGACGTGCTCCTGGTTACCCAGGACCGGGAGTTCCCAGCTCACCGCTCCGTCCTGGCGTCCTGCAGCTCCTACTTCCACAAGCTCTTCACTTCAGGGGCCGCTGCTGACCAACAGAACATCTACAACATCGACTTTGTGGAGGCGGAGGCTCTGGGAGCGTTGCTGGACTTTGCCTACACAGCCACCTTGACAGTCAGTCACAGCAGTGTGGCTGACATCCTTGCCGCTGCACGTCTCCTGGAAATCCCACCTGTCCAGGATGTCTGTACACACCTGCTGGATACCAAAGTGCTCTCCCCGCCG GCGGGCAGTGAGCAGAGAGATGAAGATGAGGAGGGGAAGGGCAGAGGAggcagggagccggggaaccgGGTGCGGGCCCAGGAGTACCTGGAGTACTTCCAGAGAGGGGCGCActggagcagcagctgcagcacgcCAGAGCTCAGGGACCTGCCCACACACCTGCACTTTAACCACGGTAATGGGGGGGCCCCCAGCAATGGGACTCCAGCTGTCCCTGGTGAGTACTACTCCCCCCTGGCCATCGCCTTGGCCCAGGCCCCCTCACAGGAACCagaggatgaggatgaggatgaagaagaagatgaggacGCGGAGGCGGTGCAGGGAAACGGCGCAGGCCTGGGGTCATCTTACTACCCTCCATCCCAAAATGGGCACTTCTACCTTCCCCCTGAGTCTAGGCTTGGgcaggaggtggaggatggAGGTAGGGAGGTGATGGCAAGGGAGAGGGGTTCTGCCAGTGCTCTCCTGCAGCAGATGATGGACTCCATCGAGAAGCAGAAGGAGCGTGCAACAACCGGGGAGGAACAGGGAGATGGGGATGACCCAGACATGGAATTTTACTTGAATTATTTTAACAGCTCACAGCATGAGGATACAACTTCTGCTGCTGTGACACAGGGAGTGCCGCCACTCTGGTTATCACGGGGCAGAACGGGCCAAGAGAGAGttggagtaggaggaggagagaggggggtTGGAGAGAGAGGCAACgggggtggaggaggtggaggagagaggaagatgcGCTCTAAGGCCTTCCAGAAATGCCCCATATGCTCCAAGGTCATTCAAGGAGCCGGCAAGCTACCCCGCCACATCCGaacacacacaggagagaaaccctATGAATGCGCCATCTGCAAAGTGCGCTTTACCAG GCAGGACAAGCTCAAGGTTCATATGCGGAAGCATACAGGAGAGAAGCCTTACCTGTGTACGCAATGTGGAGCCGCCTTTGCTCACAACTACGACCTGAAGAACCACATGCGCGTACACACCGGCCTGCGCCCCTACCAATGCTCAAGCTGCTTTAAGACTTTTGTGCGCTCGGACCACCTGCACCGCCACCTCAAGAAGGACGGCTGTAACGGCATCCCGTCTCGTCGAGGCCGAAAGCCTCGTGTGCGAGAGCCAGGGCTCCTTGATGCCCCCCTGGGCCTGCTGAACCCCAGCTCCGACACAGGCCCTGGGCCTCGTACCATGAGGGGACGGCGGCGCTCAGAGGCATCATCAGCGGCTGAGGTGGAGGGGGCTGCTGAAGCCCATGCACACAGTCCTCAGCTGCAGGAGTTGGCCGTGGAGGCAGGGCCCTGA